The following coding sequences are from one Sebaldella sp. S0638 window:
- a CDS encoding thioredoxin domain-containing protein gives MKKIVKFEKNDCNPCAMVSDLLDKSGVEYEKVNPFNNPELAVKHKIRSVPTVILFEHDQELKRTVGFKPEELQEIMDSL, from the coding sequence ATGAAAAAAATAGTGAAATTTGAAAAAAATGACTGTAATCCATGTGCAATGGTGTCAGATTTATTAGATAAAAGCGGTGTTGAGTACGAAAAAGTGAATCCGTTCAATAATCCCGAACTGGCTGTAAAACATAAAATAAGATCAGTTCCCACAGTAATATTATTTGAGCATGATCAGGAATTGAAAAGAACAGTTGGATTTAAACCGGAAGAATTACAGGAAATTATGGATTCTTTATAA